Part of the Prionailurus bengalensis isolate Pbe53 chromosome B3, Fcat_Pben_1.1_paternal_pri, whole genome shotgun sequence genome is shown below.
gactttggctcaggtcgtgatctcgcggttcgtgagttcgagccccgcgtccggctctgggctgacggctcggagcccggagccggcttcggattctgggtctccctctctctctctgcccctcccctgctcgtgctctgtctccctctgtctcaaaaataaataaacctcaaaaaaattaaaaaataaaataaaatatgtattcagtTCTGCAAGTGTTTGGAACCTAAAAGGGCACTAGGTCACCATCTCAGGGACGATGGGGCCGGAACTCTTAGCGACCTCAGTGCTTCACGGCCAGCAGGACACAGCATGGTACAAACAATCTGGTCCTCATGGAGCTGACACTCGGTGTCATGACACTTACCCTTGGTGTCACCCTGTCAGGAAGATGCTGCTCTCAGCGTTTTAGAGACACGGAGGTTAAGCCTGAGGGATTCCCACTTGCCCGAGGCCAAGCAGCTGGCGAGGTTACATTCAGGACTCGGGTTCACGGCTCGCCAAAGCCGCACCCTTACCGGTAAGCCAGTGGTTTCCCAACCGTGCTCCGTGGAACCCTATAGTCTGTCAGAGGTTGTCATGGAGGGAGGGTTGGGACCATGAGGGATCAAGGGGAAGGTTTTCTCATGAGCCCAAGAAAGGCCGGGGTTTCGAGAGAGATCCGAGGAGACCACGAGGTGCCAACAGCTCTCAGTGGCAGAACCCCAGGACGAAGAGGAGCTTGCCAAAGACGGACGTGCTCCCCCACACTCGGGGTCCTCAGACCAACACCCCCGAtctgccagcgggggaggggtgcctcAAAACGCAAATCAATCTACTGGCAAGAAAAGAGTGTtgcatttctttaagtttatttatttattttgagagagagagagagagagagagcacaaacaggggagggacagagagagaggatcccaagtaggctccgtgctgtcggtgcagagtccgacgcggggcttgaacccccgaaccatgacatcacgacctgagccgaaatcaagagccgggtgcttaaccgacggagccacccaggcgcccggggtgttgcatttaaaaatatacatctgAGTTTGCGTATGAAGATTCACATCACATGCCTACACCTATCCAAGAAAAGTGACCttataaaagaaatacagcaCAGTGTTAGCAGGGTGATGAAATCTGGGGGGGAGTATTTTCCCATGCCCTTCCGTGTATTTTCTGGGTTTTCACATGTTCCTCAACGAATATTTCGTAAAAGATAACAGTGAAAAGGGAAAGTTGttttttgtggtgtgtgtgtggggggggggttattatttttttttaaaggaacaagtTAGGAACGATTCCTGTAACTGGATTATTCCAGTAGACCTAATAAACCCGGGTTACCAGAAATGATTCTTTGGCCATCCCACTCTAAAACGGAACAGTTGGGTGTCCCTGCCAACATTTCCCAAGAGAGGGGAGGAGTTCTCTGCAGGGATAAATGTGTCAGCACCCACGAAAACCCAGCACTCCGGGCGGGTGGCTTTGGGATCCGCCGACTACATCCAGCTCAGAGGCAGGTAATCCGTGACGCTGTGCGTGCTGGGAGCAAAGGAACCCACTTTTCTAGGGTGGCTCTAGGCGTTGGCCTGGAGCctgggaggcgggagggagccaggagggagccagggacgGCTCTGGCGCTGGCCCCGCATGCCACGCCCTCTGAGGACAAGTCCTCTCTCTGGGTCTGGGTCTTCACCCCTGCAAAGGGTACCACGAGGGCTTCTGTGGCCCTTTCTGCCTCCAATACGCTTGGATTCTGACTctagccagctgggcacccccaTACACGGGACCGACAGGGCCCCAACTCCGCCGAGGGGCCCGAGGGGCCTCCCCTTGTCTGGCACAGGGCACTGCCCTCACCGCGTGGCGCAGACAGAACTGTTGTACGGCGTCCCTCCGGGCAGAGGCCACGCGGTCTCGGTGGGGGCTGTTTCGTGGTTCCTCTCCCCTCCAGCGTCCCCGGCCAAACAGACAGGCAGGCTGTGTCTGTCCAGCAACCGAGAGGACGGGCTGCTCAGAAACAGAGCCAGCCTGCTAACTTGCCCAAACAAAGTTCTTTTTCTCCAGAAATAATTTGGGAAGGGGGGGGTGTAGGGGTTGGGCTGTTTAACGCTTCCAAAGAAACGGCTGCAGCAGCCGAAGGGTAAACAAAGTGTTGAGGCGATTCCACTGCCACCGCCCCTGATGCTTGTCTGAAGGTGTTTCCCGGACTCTCAATGGAAAGGGGTTcaaccccctccctcctcaaccgcccctccctctcctcccctccccagcccccctccccatctcagaaGCTGCCCTTTTCTCCTCTGGACTCTGGGACTGAGTGGGCAGAGCCCGAAGGTACATAATCCTGTTTGCTGTGGTCACCGGCTTTGAACCCCGCCTCTCTCTGATCTTTCCTCCATTCCTTCTCCCGGTGGAATCGTTGCTCTGGCTTAGCTGGTAGTTTCGGAGTTGGGGGTGGCATGTGGGGGGAGGCGCACCTGCTATGAGCCGGGCCCCTCCCTAGCTTCACAAAGCTAACAGAGGCAGAGACTAGAACACAGGCCAcacggggggcagggggaggcggtCGGGACACCACCGGGCCCCCCAAGACTTAAAAGAgctttgttttccagagttgAGGGCAGTTGGAATGTCACCCCTCTTGGctttggggctcctggtggctggGCTCTGCCCCACTGTCCGCTGCCTCCTGGGGGGCAGGCTTGGCCCCGAGATAGCCACCCAGGAGGTGCAACACACTGGGCCGCCCTTGGACAGCCTCCGATTGGCCTCCAGCAACACCGCCTTCACCTTCAGCCTCTACAAGCGGTTGGTTTCAAAGACCCCCAATAAGAACGTCATCTTCTCCCCGCTGAGCATCTCCACCGCCTTGGCTTTCCTATCCCTGGGGGCCCGCGGCACCACCCTCACGGAGATCCTCGAAGGCCTCAAGTTCAACCTCACGGAGACCCCCGACACGGAAATCCACCGGGGCTTCCGGCACCTTCTGCAGAGCCTCAGCCGGCCCAGCGACGAGCTACGGCTGAGCGTGGGCAACGCCATATTTGTCAGCGAGGGGCTGAAGCTGCTGGAGAAGTTCAGGGAAGATGCCAGGGCGCTCTACGCCTCCGAGGCCTTCTCCACCAACTTCCAGGACTCGGCTGCCGCCGAGAAGCTTATCAACGACTTCGTGAAGAATAGGACCCAGGGGAAAATTGCGGACTTGGTCAAGGACCTTGACCTGCACACAGCAATGGTCTTGGTGAACTACATCTTCCTTAAAGGTGAGTGCCTGGCTTGGGGTTTGGAAGGAAACGGATCAGATCTGATCTTTTAGTTCTGCTCTCGTGGGGCCGTCTCTGGCCGGGTGTAGCAAACCGTGTTATTAGGGAAACCCTCACACAGCAGGTGCCCTTGGTCCAGGGTGGGCGGAGGGGAGGAGGCGCGGCACCAAGGTCCCTCCCTGCCTGTAAGCATGGTCTTCTCTTAAGGTTTTCCAAATGACACTGGGACGGGCCCAGCAACCCTTGGACTGAGTCAGAGTCAAACTTGCCTGCTCACCAGAAGGCAGGGGCTGCCCTTTCAAGCCGCTCTTGGGTGGGTGGGAACTTGAGCTTCTTCCCTGAAGAGACGCCTTTGGACATGCTCTAGAAGCCCTCTGCCAGTGCCACGCCAGTGGGACCGTTCTGACCTGGACCGGGTCCTGCCCAGGGACTCAGCCTCTGGGAGTCCCAGCCCGTCTGGGGGCCATGAACCCAGGAAGACAGTGTGTAAGGAGCCTGGCCAACGCAGGGTTCTGCAATAGCGGGGGAGCTTATGCTCCCCTATaagcttttcttttaagtttacgtatttattttgggagacagagagagacagagcaggggaggggcagagagagagggagagagagaatcccaagcaggctctgcactgtcagtgtggagcccgaggcggggcttgacctcaccaaccgtgagatcaagacccgagctgaaaATGAGacccggccgcttaaccgactgagccacccaggcacccccaatccTC
Proteins encoded:
- the SERPINA3 gene encoding alpha-1-antichymotrypsin; translated protein: MCQHPRKPSTPGGWLWDPPTTSSSEAELRAVGMSPLLALGLLVAGLCPTVRCLLGGRLGPEIATQEVQHTGPPLDSLRLASSNTAFTFSLYKRLVSKTPNKNVIFSPLSISTALAFLSLGARGTTLTEILEGLKFNLTETPDTEIHRGFRHLLQSLSRPSDELRLSVGNAIFVSEGLKLLEKFREDARALYASEAFSTNFQDSAAAEKLINDFVKNRTQGKIADLVKDLDLHTAMVLVNYIFLKAKWKTPFDPHNTFEAKFHVSKRRRVTVPMMDLEDVEVPYFRDERLACTVVELQYASNDSALFVLPDQGRMEAVEAVLQPETLRGWRHSLRLRWIDNLYLPKFSISSSYNLEAILPQLGVTKVFTNQADLSGITGERNLAVSQVVHKTVLDVTEVGTEAAAATGSKIMLMSGKIGPLTTVRFNRPFLLSVLSKDTQDILFWGKVANPNQA